The proteins below are encoded in one region of Spirochaeta isovalerica:
- a CDS encoding chemotaxis protein CheX: MKAAHINPFLNSTLKLMENMIGRMPMPGQKSLLQNFHSHRWDVSGIIGVTGNAEGIIAIRMTKNMVEKLLAASGVFFSDVDEFNELTNSMIGEIANVIAGNALSDISQYNLNITVPIVIQGKDHTIAWPHNNPVIVIPFSSAFGPFEVCVSLKENLVRSFA, encoded by the coding sequence ATGAAAGCCGCCCATATCAATCCATTTCTCAATTCCACTCTGAAATTAATGGAAAATATGATAGGGAGAATGCCCATGCCCGGTCAGAAAAGCCTTCTTCAGAATTTTCACAGTCACCGATGGGATGTTTCGGGAATCATTGGTGTCACAGGTAACGCCGAAGGCATAATCGCCATCAGAATGACCAAAAACATGGTAGAGAAACTCCTGGCCGCATCGGGTGTCTTTTTCTCCGATGTCGACGAGTTCAATGAGCTTACAAACAGCATGATCGGAGAAATCGCCAACGTCATCGCCGGTAACGCCCTGAGCGATATAAGCCAGTACAATCTCAATATTACAGTGCCTATTGTCATACAGGGAAAGGATCATACCATTGCGTGGCCTCATAACAATCCGGTCATCGTCATCCCCTTTTCCAGCGCTTTCGGTCCTTTTGAGGTCTGCGTCAGCTTAAAGGAAAATCTGGTAAGATCTTTTGCGTGA
- a CDS encoding MOSC domain-containing protein — MMTVKALYIKPVKKGEARTVEKINLIKDFGPEGDAYGGPGERQITLLGDEDLKGLEEDREKGLCIKRFSANIILEGSTSLLKEGDMLKLGKATIRITGEKKVCHKGCAIVEEEKRICLLPGSVRFASIETGGEVKKGETLR, encoded by the coding sequence ATGATGACTGTAAAAGCACTGTATATCAAGCCAGTGAAGAAAGGTGAAGCCAGAACGGTAGAAAAGATCAATCTGATAAAAGATTTCGGTCCCGAAGGAGATGCCTACGGCGGACCGGGAGAACGGCAGATCACTCTGCTTGGAGATGAAGACCTGAAAGGTCTGGAAGAGGATCGGGAAAAAGGTCTGTGCATTAAAAGATTCTCCGCCAATATTATTCTGGAAGGAAGTACGTCCCTTTTAAAAGAAGGAGATATGTTAAAACTCGGGAAAGCTACTATCAGGATAACAGGGGAAAAGAAGGTTTGTCATAAGGGTTGTGCCATAGTAGAAGAGGAGAAGAGAATCTGCCTTCTTCCCGGATCCGTCCGGTTTGCCTCAATCGAGACTGGCGGCGAAGTAAAAAAAGGCGAGACTCTCCGATAA
- a CDS encoding zinc ribbon domain-containing protein, with protein MDDYNYRCPKCGNTRYETDEFRATGGMLSKVFDVQSKRFTTVSCTRCRFTELYKADSSMMGNIFDLFTN; from the coding sequence ATGGATGATTACAATTACAGATGCCCCAAATGCGGTAACACGCGTTATGAAACTGATGAATTTCGCGCGACCGGAGGGATGCTTTCCAAGGTTTTTGATGTTCAGAGCAAGCGTTTTACAACCGTAAGCTGCACCCGCTGCCGTTTCACGGAGTTGTACAAAGCTGATTCGAGCATGATGGGGAACATATTCGATCTGTTTACCAATTAA